The Vigna unguiculata cultivar IT97K-499-35 unplaced genomic scaffold, ASM411807v1 contig_255, whole genome shotgun sequence nucleotide sequence TCgtcacaaaaaataatcaaattgatcataatttatacaaattaatatttttttaacttaaaaaaataaaatgatattttaacacataaaaaaagtcacatcagattataagagaaaattgtcaaaatatcattgtccttcATAAAAATATGACCAAATCGAAGAAAGAGAAACGAAACTTGGGACAAATGATGtctttaagaataaaaaaaataatattctcttCCCCCGACCTCTTCACCTTTTATCTACAACTTCCCTCTTTTCTTCAGAATTTGCTCATTCCTCGTGCTCGTTGGAAGGTGTTGCGCTTTCCTATCACACAAAGGTGTTGTCTTCTTCCGGTGAAGTGTGGGCTGGCTTACGTTTGTGTGATGTCCGAAATTACCCATATCCTCGATTAATCCGGTTGGGCTGAATCCAGCCAAACCCGAATGTTGCTTAGCTCTAGGTGCAGAGCTGAACTTAGGGTTTTGTTGTTTGTTCCTTGGTCTTCTATCAATCCAACACATTTGATCCTTGCATAAACTTGGAAAGCTTAATAATTTAGGAGACAAACATGCTAGTTTATGAAAGCATAAATACAATGTAGGCATACACAaacttaaacataaaacataaaccaCAAAAGTGACTAACTCCTAATAaagcaaatattattaaaaaagtaaaacacccatgtcacatcataaaaataaataattataaatatatttaaataatggttTAACACATCTCAAGACATCTAATGCATCATCAATATTCTTTGgacaacaatataaataatattaactacTAAGAATATTTTGTTGTAACGAGTAAACATTGATAATGAAGTATGTCAAACAACAAacccatcttattcatcttTGGATTGATTTATCATCAACCAAAACAAAACCTTCTAATTATCACATTTTACCATCACATGTATGTAATCTGgccaaatattaattttcttttggaacAACCAATATTCGCATGATATACATAAACACTGatgtttaacatttttcacTAACTAGGATCATTAACTGCAAAAAGTATTAAACTTGAATATTTTGTTATCTTCTTGATTTAATttactcacaaaaaatattaaactaccaaaacattgaatattttatttatactgaaactaaatatttataggtatttattttaatacaaaaattttatcaggtttttatcttctcccaagcgcatgaactaacccctaaacggaatctctgccggcacactttagagcaaaccacagccattgacggccaaaaaaagggcctggaaaatcaaattgccgcttgcgaagccgccgtcccgaaccagatcgccgccgtcgcgagccacctacgcgaacacaaccagatcggtgttgcgagccacctacgctgcgacgaaaccagagccagcagatgtctcgcgaaaccaggctgccacgatgaaccaccacacgttgacgaagccacgcgttgcagaaccactgcgaatcagatcgacgacgagggcactttctgacgcgaaatccccatcactgcggcgccggccaccacgcagccacctgcgacgaaaaaagctgcccggagaagacgcgaaaccagacgcgaacacacctacattgcgagaatcctccacctccgttccaaacagaaccgcaggccaccgtgacagaaatcgatgtcgattgcgccaatgcgacagccaccacggtacctgcaaaaaaccagaccagacagacccccgcgaagcaacCCACCGTCGACGAGAACGCAACTTCAAGAAAGGGTTCAGTCTTCTTCATCGTGATTTGGCCGTGCTCAATGAAGAAGAAGGGTTTGAAATCCAAGCGAGAGACGAAAGGTTAAAGAAATTAGGGATTTAGGGTTCTTCGAAACCCTTGAGAATCAGATTTGGGGATTATCTTGATTAGGGCTGCCAACGTTTGGTGACTTCAAATTCGAAAtagaaaacctaaaaaataCGTTGTTTTTTGGTTGATTCTAAACAAAGCATTGATTCATCTACGATCTACGATCACAGAACTAATGCAGTCTCTCAAGTCACACCATGctgtttcatcttcttttttcaATCAATTCTCTTATCAGTCTATGAcattcttcctctctttctcAACCAAAAGTCGTTGCCTACACTTCAACGAAACCACTTCAATAATTGATTACCTGAATTCCGACTTGCAGTTCTCCAGAACCCAGTCCCTTTATGTCTCCAAACGTGTTTCAGGGTGCAGATTCCCTCAAAACCCCTTATCAGTGCTCACTTTCTTCAAACAAATAGGCTTTTCCCAAAGCCAGATTCTCTCCCTGATTCGTCAAAGACCCCAGATACTGTTTACAAACGTTGAGAAAATCTTGAGACCCAAAATTCAGCTCTTTCAGATGTCTGGATTCTAGGGTTACGAGTTATGCAGCTTCATTTCAAAGAATCCCTCCATTTTGACTCATAGCTTGAAGAAAACATTGGTCCCCTCAGTTGAAGCTATTAGGAAAATTGTCTACGACCAGAAagattttattcttgttttgcaCAGGTGTGGCTGGATACTCCCAAAGTACAAAAGAATTATGGAGAATGTCGTCTTCTTGGAAAGTTGTGGCATTCTTGGGACTCATCTTTCATTGCTACTCAAACTTCATCCAAGGCTTTTCGTTGCACAGCGGTCTACTATTGAAAACAATGTCTCTCGAGCTGTAGACTTGGGTTTTCGTGAAAATTCAAGAATGCTTGTCCGTGCAATTCATACATTAAGTTGTTTGAGCGATAAAACATTTGAGagaaagttgaaactaattaattgttttggtttttcGAAGGATGAGGGTCTGCAAATGTTCAAGAGAACCCCGACTTTGTTTAGAACATCAGAGAAGAAGTTGAAAGTTGGAATGAATTTCTTCTTGCATACAGTTATGCTGCCCAAGTCAGTCCTTATTCACCAGCCTAAGATTTTAATGTAAAGCATGGAGGATCGCGTGCTTCCTCGATATAAAGTCTTCCAATTGTTGAAATCAAAAAATCTCTGCAAGAAAGTCCCCAGTTATATTCATGTGTTGTGCTTGTCTGAGGAGATGTTCTTGGACAAGTATATATGACAGTTCAGAGAAAATGCAGAGGAGTTATTAGTAGCATACAAGGGTCATTATCTGGAGGCATAACCATACCTTCAATTCTATTTTTTCACTCTTTCACAGGGTTCTAATACTGAAATTATTTAGATAGTGTTGTGCATAACCATGGAATGTCTTATTGTAGTAATGAAGATGGCTCGTTTATTGTATCTGTTTATTGATTATGCATCTTTCTTTCCCATGGTAATTTGGTGGTCATAAGAACCTTGGAAGATCCACACGAAATTATGTAAGTTCTTGCATGTGATTGTTAGGTGTAATAAAGTAGTTTCGAACCTTAGTGTAGTCAAAGTTCTCTCTAATAACAACCGTCCCACCTTAAAAAAACACTTACGGGAATCATAAAAGCTGGTCCTGTATTTTGAATTTGAGTCAAAATAACTGGTTCTAGAAGTGTCAAGTTTGGTACATAATGGTTTGTTTTCTAAAAGATGGTGGTAGTGACATAAATCAGCGGTGGAACCGGGAAGAGTAAATGgtataagaaagaagaaatctTTGGCGTGAGTTGAAAATTAGAACTTTGTTTCTTTCGAGATGCATGACTTGGACTCGCTTTCCCCCCCTCTCTTTCTGTCTTTTGTGAAAGAACATGACAACGTTAAACTATCTATTAACTGAGATAAATGTGGAAGCAATACTCAACCAGCAACGTTAGATTGAGATAAATTTAACTACGGTTGATACACTACACCATGaacatgcaaaaataaaattccagaaacatATTCGTTTTAATGTTTGGTATGGTAGGAGCCACTTACATTCTGGCTCTCTGAtcgtaatttaaaattcaacaagTGCGATGAGTTGTTTAATTTCTACATAAAGACACACGAATAATAATTACCCATAACCACATAAGCATCTTATATATATGGGAATGACGTGATTCTTGCAAGCTGCAACTGAAACTTTTGTTTATTTCGCCAATTCTGAAGAAGGGTCCTCTTGGAATCTGATACCATCTAGCTGCTCCATGGAAAACTCTCATGTTTGTGAGGGTGGGAGAGGAAGATACTGATTTTTGATGAAAGAGAtaaatgtttatgtttatttttttttgctttttattatgataataacagATAATTAGAACATCAGAGAAGAAGTTGAAAGTTGGAATGAAATTCTTCTTGCATACAGTTATGCTGCCCAAGTCAGTCCTTATTCACCAGCCTAAGATTTTAATGTACAACATGGAGGATCGCATGCTTCCTCGATATAAAGTCTTCCAACTGTTGAAATCAAAAAATCTCTGCAAGAAAGTCCCCAGTTATATTCATGTGTTGTGCTTGTCTGAGGAGATGTTCTTGGACAAGTATATATCACAGTTCAGAGAAAATGCAGAGGAGTTATTAGTAGCATACAAGGGTCATTATCTGGAGGCATAACCATACCTTCAATTCTGTTTTTTCACTCTTCCACAGGGTTCTAATACTGAAATTATTTAGATAGTGTTGTGCATAACCATGGAATGTCTCACTGTAGTAATGAAGATGGCTCGTTTATTGTATCTGTTTATTGATTATGCATCTTTCTTTCCCATGGTAATTTGGTGGTCATAAGAACCTTGGAAGATCCACACGAAAATAGGCAATCCACTTTGACTGCTCCTTTAAAGAGGTATGCAGAGTATATTTTTCTTGATCTTGTTGACTTGTTCCCCAACTGGGATATGCTCCAACgttgaattgtaaaattagcCTGTATTCATCTTCCAGCacccttgtttagcttttaaatCGTTGAGCATTAATTAGACTGTTTCTATGTTGTGAATTATGTAAGTTAATTTGATTAGTCAAATTTGTATGTGCGTAAGTAGGATTGATATCGAGTTTCCTTTTACTCCCTTCCACCTTCTActattaagagagaaaaaatcaAGAAGAACGTGGGTTGCATTAGTAAATCTTAGGTGGTACTTGAAAGTTGAAACCATTGAGACATTATTATGCTGCTTTATTGTCAACGTTTAAGACTGCTTTTTTTTAATGGCTTTTCAATGAGGGACTAAAGGTATGCATCACTGCTTTCACTTGTTTATCACTGGAATATATTTGGTAGTATTTGAACTAAGCTAAAAAATGCCAAAATATAATCCCTTCAACTGCAGCTGCAACAAATCTTCTTACAATCTCTTTCCCTTACAAGATGGACCATTCTTTGCTGTGACAGTTTCATCTTGTCACCTTGCAGTGGCCCTCCAGCCCCGTCTTATGATTTCCTGACTCAACAGCTAAACCTGAAAACAATCAAAGAAGAGttcatattttgtatattaattctGATGCATTATCTTTGAAGGTCCGGCTCATGATATTTTGTATCACTCTTCTGCAGggttgttatattataatagataaatattacAATAGACAACATATGTGTATAAGGACAcacattaaaagaaataattatctatttattttaaaaatcaaataattttaaaaataatctttagaaatacATACCGTGGGTTAAATCGATTCAATATAGAATTCGAGCATTTTAGAGATTTGTatgaagattttaaatttaaaaaactaataatactatttacgaactaaaataataatttattagatattaaaggttagagttgaaatatatttttatttttacggtAAATCagtttaataataaatcaaatgaataaaataattattcagagaagtaatactttaaacataatatattctttaataatttattaaatgaccaactaattataaattctaaaattataaatttaatataataataaaacaaaaaaaatattacttctcTAAATATAGGGAGCCCATTAACTATAATACAGTAACATTcgcaagaattttttttcttctagtcTCTAAAATACGCCATTTCAAAGTATAGTTTATTGTTAACTCTACTTGGTTACATAGTGAACTAATTTTCAAGTCTTTTATTAATGGTGGTAAATTCAAAACCCCATTACCATTATGAAAAAGCAGATAAGTTCTTGCATGTGATTGTTAGGTGTAATAAAGTAGTTTCGAACCTTAGTGTAGTCAAAGTTCTCTCTAATAACAACCGTCCCACCTTAAAAAAACACTTACGGGAATCATAAAAGCTGGTTCAGTATTTTGAATTTGAGTCAAAATAACTGGTTCTAGAAGTGTCAAGTTTGGTACATAATGGTTTGTTTTCTAAAAGATGGTGTTAGTGACATAAATCAGCGGTGGAACCGGGAAGAGTAAATGgtataagaaagaagaaatctTTGGCGTGAGTTGAAAATTAGAACTTTGTTTCTTTCGAGCTGCATGACTTGGACTCGCTTTCCCCCCCTCTCTTTCTGTCTTTTGTGAAAGAACATGACAACGTTAAACTATCCATTAACTGAGATAAATGTGGAAGCAATACTCAACCAGCAACGTTAGATTGAGATAAATTTAACTACGGTTGATACACTACACCATGaacatgcaaaaataaaattccagaaacatatttgttttaatgtttGGTATGGTAGGAGCCACTTACATTCTGGCTCTCTGAtcgtaatttaaaattcaacaagTGCGATGAGTTGTTTAATTTCCACATAAAGACACACGAATAATAATTACCCATAACCACATAAGCATCTTATATATATGGGAATGATGTGATTCTTGCAAGCTGCAACTGAAACTTTTGTTTATTTCGCGATTTCTGAAGAAGGGTCCTCTTGGAATCTGATACCATCTAGCTGCTCCATGGAAAACTCTCATGTTTGTGAGGGTGGGAGAGGAAGATACTGATTTTTGATGAAAGAGAtaaatgtttatgtttattttttttgctttttattatgataataacagATAATTAAAACAGCAGTATACAATACTAACCATAGAATTATCAAGTACTTAAAGAAAAtctcttccttttattttatttccttgaGAAGATTAGGACTAAGCCGTCAACTTCGGCCATGGTTCAATGTTACTGTATATACATCAGTACTTGGTTGTTTTGGAGTTTGACACCATTATATTCCGtggaaaattagaaaaagcTCTTCTTAATTGCTGTTCAGAATCTTAACTGGATAGCTCCTACGAAAAACAATTAGTCCTCATACACATACCtattcaaaacatgtcactatttctttcttattttagttCATAATCTTCCATTTACACCCTCATAACACACTATAAAACAAGTTACACCAACTCAACTTATAATCATTTGAGCTTAACCAAGTTTGTCGAGAAACCATATACCTTGCATCGAACACTTTTCAAACCAACCTGCATCATGGAACAGGAACTCATCATGTTCAAAGGTTCATGGAAAGGCAACAAGAGTTGCTTCAAGTGAAGCTGGATATGATCCAAGGATGAGGTGGCGTGCTGCTAATCCAGCAGTAGAGACCACACGCGCTTGGAAGGGACAACATGGTCGTGCGGCGAACTCAGATAACACCTCACTTGATAACGATGAAACTTTCAACAGTTTCATTCGACGTGCCAAGGGTAAACTTAGAACCGTGTCCCACATCGGTCGGGAGCAGAGCAACGTTACACCTGTACCACTACGAGATGATGACGAGGCTAATGCTAGGGATAACCTAAACGACCAGTTTTCGAATTTTATCAAGAGTTTGAAGAAGAAGTTGAGAAGTACATCAAGCATGAGGAAGTATGGTTCCTTCAACAGACGGTGACCATTGATAAACCAGGGAACCTCAAAGAGAGTGATTTGACATGTGGGTCCATCCAATATTCTGTTATATATACTGCATGAAAATAAGATCCTAAGCCATGCAAGCATTATTatactttacatttttttctatttcaaacaCAGTAAATGTGAAATGTTTATTTGGGGGGAATAATTTCGACTGGTTTATTGTTTGTttgtaagaaattaatatacattgatGTTTTGTCTTTAATGAAAGGTTTCTGATTAATCTGTAGtgtttttattgaaagaataattaatgttaGTTTATTAACAGGAAGGATCAGAAGGCAGCTATATATAGGAAATGACTCAATGAACATACATACCTGCATTAGACCTAACACCTCTACTTCTTCACCGACTTTAATGACGCCTTGTTCAACACGGCTAGTGGCAACTGTTCCACGTCCCTTCatcacaaatgaaaaatataaagcagCTGAAATGATGGAAACCATTGCCcccatatttatttatgtccATACAATCCAATATATGTAATGAAACAAATGCAGATTTTGAGAGAACTAAGTgttgaaaatagaaattttgatattctctttaagggaaaaaaaacaattatatgagACAACAGTTTTTAAAGCACTATGTTAAGATTTAAATTTCCACTGCGTCATATCATTACAAAGAGCAAGGCCGTAACAAATGCTACCtcctttccttttttattcttcaaaaacCCTAGACCGaattaagaatttgaaatttaagattttgaaattttatcctTCACCTAACTAGAGATTTAGAAGAACAAGAAAGAATTTGTTAAAGTGACCACAGTTACAAAGATGACCGGTATTATAAACATCTATTCCACATATGCTCCAGTGTTCATAATCCCATCTGCTTATGATGTTAAGCACATCAATAATTGCTGTAGTTTGAGTGAACTGAAGGAGCATATAAGGAATTTAAAGCAATTTTAACGTAAACAGAATAGTAATAAATAGTACTTCTTAAACAGTGTCGTTACCTAAACGGTGTTTATACTGGAGCATATGGAAAGTGATAGAACATGATAAAAACACAAGACTTACAttacaaattgtaataattttataactgaGGCCATCTTTACTTCAatgaatctgctttcttcaaaaATTAACCCAAAAAATAAAGTTCAGGTCCTTTTACCTGAATTGAGAACACATCTTCAATTGGCATTAGGAAGGGCTTGTCAAGTTGGCGAACAGGGTCAGGAATGTATGCATCTACAACATCCATTAATTTTAGAATGGCCTGTCTTCCAATCTCGTCATTTGTACCCTGTAAAGCAGACAACGCTGAACCTCTAATGATCGGGATTTCATCCCCAGGGAACTTGTAGAAGCTCACTAGCTCTGCAAAAAACAttatcataaaaacacattttagcAAACACAAAGATTACAGAAACTTAAGCAGGTTTATTCATTTTCTGAGCATGGACAAGAGAAGAGAAGCCTTAGAGAAACACCCTACCACGTAACTCCATTTCTACAAGCTCTAACAACTCTGGATCATCAACAGCATCAACTTTATTTAGAAAGCAAACAAGAGATGGCACACCAACCTGCATAAtacatttaaagataaaatatgtcaATCTAGAAGTAAGGAGAAAGGTGTAGACGTTCTaggtatatatatacaaacCACATCAGTAGAATACCTACATGGCGAGCAAGAAGAATGTGCTCCTTGGTTTGAGGCATTGGTCCATCAGGTGCAGATACAACAAGTATACCACCATCCATCTGGGCAGCTCCCGTAATcatattctgaaaaaaaaaatagacaattaTAAAGCATACAGTGAACAAAATAGGAATCTGACAAATGCAGCTGTTGCCAATATACAGTGTAATCAAtacctataaaatatattttgttacaaaCTAATCTACTTCCAAATTCCTAGCATAAATTTTCCATCTCATTTTGAAAAGAAGGTCAGGCTACACAAGCACCAAAATATGCTAAATTCCACAATTAACTATTATACAAGGTAAAATTGCTTAAATTTGTTCGCCACAACTTAGCCACCCAGCTTCCATTAGGCAATTGATAactccaataaaaaaaaacattcttagAGAAACTAAACCAAATTCGAAAGCTTACTTTAACATAATCCGTGTGTCCAGGGCAATCCACATGCGCATAATGTCGTTTTGCAGTCTCATACTCCACATGAGCCTGAAAACCGAAATATAGAGCAAGCATACATATCAACAGAAAATAACACAATCGATTGTAAGACCAAAAGAGTGCGATTCCATACCGTTGCAATGGTGAttcctctcttcttctcttcaaGAGCCTTGTCAATTTCATCAAAGGCCACAACCTTAGCCTTCCCTTCATCCGCAAGCACCTGATCAAACCTAATTGAGTAATAAACACCAAAACATCCACCTCAACACACATTTAAACAAAGAGTGAATCAAGACCTTGGTGATTACCGCAGTTAGCGTGGTCTTCCCATGATCCACGTGTCCAATAGTTCCGACATTAACGTGAGGCTTCCTGCAAAGTCAAACAATAAGatgaacaaaacaagtaaaagacATACTAAAAACGATTACTGttacttgtatattttaaattttgcgaCGAAAAAGAGAAAGCGAGAGTGTTACGTTCTGGTGAAAGTTGCCATGGATCTCCACCATGGATTGGAATTGAAAGAATAGAAGGAGGTGGAGGTGGAGTCACTGGGAGTAGAGAGAGGAGAACGAGATACGGAAGAGTGGATTTGAGAGGCTAAGGGGAAGAGGCGGCGAGAAGTGGAAGAGGAGTGTCTGAGAAGAAGAGTGGCCATTGATGAAGTGATGAGGAGAATGAAAAGCCCTAACTATGGAGTGCAGAGGCGAGGGTTTTAGGAGAAGGAAGACAAAAGCGAAGAGCAGTGAGTGCGAAGAGCGAGGGTTTTAGAATGGGCGCCCGACACCGACCCGTCATATTCGTGCGGCCCAATTCGAGCACTCTCATAATGTTTCGGAGCACATAcatacttctttttttctgttacaaatgtttttttcttcttgctccgacagaaaatatttgaagtgatttttatcttattgacttaatttaaagttttagataaatgaattaattcgTGTCTGGTTTAACTTATTTAGTTAAATGGTATCTTTTGGTAAATTTTAGgtatattttatgagaaataattATGTTCGAggtagaaaaaattatatattaggaCAGGGTTATTCTGGTTCAAAAACTGaccatttttctctttattttattttttttatgaaaatgcaTTAACTTGtgataagtataaataaaatgaataaataaattaaaagataatttatgtaatatagGTTTTACTTGTTTGTTTAGTATAGATGCtttatattcaacttttttcattttgagtcaactctaattttcttttcttattttttaaacgaATGTATAGATAGGagttttatacttttagtcGGTATTTcctcttttgaatttttaaacgaatgtatataatttttaaacgaatgtatataatttttgttctgaattcgtggaatgcatgtggtgaatctgtcaatgcttaatttacagagtaattgcatgtgttttgtttaagatacgttcatgcttaacgtatgtagcttggctgtcacgaatttaaggatgtgtgcattgcttaattgcataatgaagctagattgtaattttcgcttagtgaattattatctagtggattgagacaaggcagggttggtgttaatttggtggcctatgataagtgaaattgcgtttgaatcagggatgtcaatacggttttagtcactgtagcatttaaattaatctattgattagcattctgaatctgtctgccaacccccctccctcctgtgttttattgttgtgttcatctggaaaattggctttgaatgaaaatattggtcgttgggagacgacttggttcagtttcatgtactgcatttaatatgttttaatttggtggggtacggcctctatcaaatttggcgccgttgccggggaccaatcgtttcattcaaagtaaaattttcagtgtgtttgtgttctgtgttttggtgtgtgtgtagttcaagtgtggttgagttggtatatgttcattgtgatgttaatgttgtgttaagttcagtgtctgtttccattcctgtgtgtttctgtttagtgtagtgaatagtgtcgcggcgcgcatgaatagtgtcatttgtagtagtgaatagtgtttgaatagtgtccgaatctggcatttaacttctggatttttgttttggtagctacggagcttgttttaacttgaaatttttttccccacttctaagacgttgaacttgataggaaaaatagctagagcaattggtatggtctgagtt carries:
- the LOC114171416 gene encoding elongation factor Tu, mitochondrial-like, producing MATLLLRHSSSTSRRLFPLASQIHSSVSRSPLSTPSDSTSTSFYSFNSNPWWRSMATFTRTKPHVNVGTIGHVDHGKTTLTAVITKVLADEGKAKVVAFDEIDKALEEKKRGITIATAHVEYETAKRHYAHVDCPGHTDYVKNMITGAAQMDGGILVVSAPDGPMPQTKEHILLARHVGVPSLVCFLNKVDAVDDPELLELVEMELRELVSFYKFPGDEIPIIRGSALSALQGTNDEIGRQAILKLMDVVDAYIPDPVRQLDKPFLMPIEDVFSIQGRGTVATSRVEQGVIKVGEEVEVLGLMQEPYFLMLDVLLNFFFKLLIKFENWSFRLSLALASSSSRSGTGVTLLCSRPMWDTVLSLPLARRMKLLKVSSLSSEVLSEFAARPCCPFQARVVSTAGLAARHLILGSYPASLEATLVGLKSVRCKVYGFSTNLVKLK